TGGGAATCTTCAAAATGATAATctgaataatatatgtatacttcCACTGAACCCTAATATACAACAACATTCATTTAATTACAATATGAATACTGGTTATATacctaataataattttctttataataataaattatgttaTGATGAATCTggaaaaatttttataagagGTGACAAGCCTCTTAATAATGGAGCgataatatataatggaaATAAGTTAACATAACAAGGAATATATaagataattttaaatataacacGTATCAATTTATTggtacacataaatatatatatatatatatatataaatcagaatataacattttttttttttttttttttttttttttaactaaatattttttatatgacatTTTTATTGAACCaactattttattatacaacttcaaataaaatatatattatgtatttatggATAGTTCCACTTTATTAGTtatagataaaaaataaaaaagagaaaaatatacaaaaaaaataaaatatatatatatatatatatatatatgtacaaatatatacattcagATTAAATGCTcaataaaaattttgaattaaaataaaaacaaataataattgatataaaaaaaaaaataccatATAATgcatgataaatatatttttttatttgtgtgggaaaattcatttaaaaacatatatattaatattattggatttctatttcttatatgtctataaatattatttgggTACTGGATTGAGCCACTGTCCTCCTTGTCCATAAGCAGAAGCAACTACTTGTGCAACTTTCCTTTGTTTATGATTTATGTAAACCATATACCAAGTTTTATATCCAAGGTAAAAAATTAATCCCATACCAAAAGGGTTAGCCCACCACCAATATCTGTACTGGTACCTATAAGGggaatatgtatatgtataattgaggatatatatatgaagatatatgcgtaaaaaaatatataaataaataaatatatatatatatatatatatatatatatatatatttttccctGTTTTAAACTTACACTCGTACAACTTGGGCTATTTGATTATTCATAAATTCGGCTACATCATTGTATACATgaattatttgtttatttttactatCAACCCATAATTTTTTCCATGTTTTGGGATTTATGCCTCTACCCATCATAGCAATATATCGTTGTATATGAAATcccattttaatttaaaaattaatttatatatatatatatatatatatatatttatttatttgtgaaAAAAATACAGGTAATAAGAATTATAGTGCAAtgtaatacatttatatgaataaacaaTGTGTATTTAAGTttctatttaaaaaaatatttatattttttttcatatcgTACTAATTGtggataataaaatatataaaaattactaaagagttaaaataaatataaatttattatattaaattgtatatgcataatatatcaacttttaattttaatgtggatctttatataatataatatatatatgtaacattgaacatatatttgattatttcttttttttttttttttttattccttcATATAGTGTCCttaaaatagaaatattttttttgaataatatgaaaaaaaaaaaaaaaaaagaatactGAATAGAAAATACAtggaattatataaattcatttataattatgtataaatacatatttacattttgtgtatatgttaaaaattataattttttttttaataatgataaaattatttacatatgtgTTAACATAAGAATTGAAATATGTTTCTTAtaagtttatataaaaagaaatattttgaGCAGGAAAGGTtaaaagatatttttttttataaat
This Plasmodium falciparum 3D7 genome assembly, chromosome: 11 DNA region includes the following protein-coding sequences:
- a CDS encoding ATP synthase-associated protein, putative; amino-acid sequence: MGFHIQRYIAMMGRGINPKTWKKLWVDSKNKQIIHVYNDVAEFMNNQIAQVVRVYQYRYWWWANPFGMGLIFYLGYKTWYMVYINHKQRKVAQVVASAYGQGGQWLNPVPK